The stretch of DNA CTTTGACCCCATCTCCTCCTCCGGCGCGACGCCGATGGCCGCCAACCTGCACGTCTTCGAAGGCCTCATCGAACTTCACCCCGCCACCCGTGAGCCGTACAACGCCCTGGCTGCCGCAGACCCCAAGAAGGTCAGCGACACCCAGTACCAGGTGTCCATCCGGGACGGCGCAGTGTTCCACGACGGCACGCCGGTCACCGCCGAGGACGTGGTGTTCTCCTTCACCCGCGTGATGGACCCGGCCAACAAGTCGCTGTTCTCGCAGTTCATCCCGTTCATCCAGGAGGTCAAGGCCCTGGACGCCAAGACCGTGGAATTCACCCTTAAGTACGCGTTCCCCGGCTTCGGCCCGCGCATTTCCGTGGTGAAGGTGGTGCCCAAGGCGCTGACCAATTTCCCGTTCGGCTCCGATCAGCTGAAGTCCTTCGACGCCAAGCCCGTGGGCACCGGCCCGTACAAGCTCATCTCCGCCGTCAAGGACGACAAGATCGTCTTCGAGGCCAACCAGGCCTACAACGGCCCCATGCCGGCCCTGGCCAAGGGCATGACCTGGCTGCTGCTCTCCGATGCCGCCGCCCGCGTCACCGCCATGCAGTCCGGCCGTGTCCAGGCCATCGAGGACGTCCCCTACCTGGACATGGAGGGACTCAAGTCTGCCGCCACAGTTGAGTCCGTGCAGTCCTTCGGCCTGCTGTTCATGATGTTCAACTGCAACGCCGCACCCTTCAACAACAAAAAGGTCCGCCAGGCCCTCCACTACGGCCTGGACAAGGACTCCATCATCAAGAAGGCCCTGTTCGGCAACGCCAAGCCGGCCAGCTCCTACTTCCAGGAAGGCCACCCGGACTACGTCAAGGCCAAGAACGTCTACGGCTACGACGCCCAGAAGGCCGAGGACCTCCTCAAGGAAGCCGGCGTCACCAGTCTGGAATTCGAGCTGCTCACCACGGACACCGCCTGGGTCAAGGATGTGGCACCGCTGATGCTCGAATCCTGGAACAAGATCCCCGGCGTCAAGGTCACCCTCAAGAACCTGCAGTCCGGCGCCCTGTACACGGACCGCGTGGCCAAGGGTGACTACAAGGTTGTTGCCGCACCGGGCGATCCCTCGGTGTTCGGCAACGACGCGGACCTGCTGCTGAGCTGGTTCTACGCCGGCGACACCTGGATGAAGAACCGCGCCTTCTGGGCCGACACCCCGGAACGTGCGCAGCTGGTGGACCTGATGTCCAAGGCCGGCCGCGCCGCCAAGGAAGATGCCAAGAAGCTGACCGGCGAGATTGTGGACCTGGTGTCCGAGGAAGTCCCGCTGTACCCGCTGTTCCACCGCCAGCTTCCCAGCGCCTGGGATTCCAAGAAGCTCAGCGGCTTCAAGCCCCTCCCCACCACCGGAGTGTCCTTCGTTGGTGTGGGCCGCACCGCCTAGCCCTACACACCGGAGACTACATTGAGCACCATATTGCGACTGCTGGGCCGACGCCTCGCAGCCCTGCCGCTGATGGTCCTGGGCATCACCCTGCTGGTGTTCCTGGTCCTGCAGGCAGCGCCCGGAGACCAGGCAAGCAGCGCCCTGGGCGAAGGGGCCAGCGAGGAAGCCAAGGAACAGTACCGCCAGGCGAACGGCCTGAACGATCCGCTGCTGCTGCAGTATGTGCGGTTCCTGGGCAAGCTCCTGCAGCTGGACCTGGGCGTCACCACGCCGCCGGCCAAGTCTGTGGCGAGCATGATCGGCTCGGCGTTCCCCCTGACGCTTCAGCTGACCTTCCTGGGCGTCATCATCGCCGTGGTGGTCTCGCTGGTCTTCGGCATTATCGGCGCCCTGTACCGGGACAAATGGCAGGACCAGCTGGTCCGTGTCTTCTCCATCGCCGCGGTGGCAACGCCGTCGTTCTGGCTGGGCATCCTGCTGATCCAGTGGTTCGCCCTGGGCCCGGCAGCGATGTTCCCGTCCGGCGGCATTGCAACCCCGGAATCCGGGTTCGGCGGTTGGCTCAACTCGATGGCCCTGCCCGCCCTGGCCCTCGGCATCCCGGTCTCAGCTTCCCTCATCAGGGTGGTCCGCACCTCCATGGTGGAGGAGCTGGACCGGGACTATGTCCGCACGGCCATCGGCAACGGCGTCCCCTACCGCGAAGTGGTCTCCAAGAACGTGCTCCGCAACGCACTCGTAACTCCGGTGACCGTGCTGGGACTGCGGATCGGCTACCTGCTGGGCGGCGCCGTCGTCATTGAAATGATCTTTGCGCTGCCCGGCATGGGCCAGCTGATCCTCAACGGCATCACCAACCTGGACGTGAACCTGGTCCAGGGCGTGGTGCTCACCATCTCCGTCACTTTCGTCCTGGTGAACATCGCCGTGGACCTGCTCTACCTGCTCATCAACCCCCGAATCAGGACCGTGTGACCCATGCGCAGCAAACTCGCTGACCGTCTGAGCGCCCCCGGAATCCGCCTGCGGGCCCTGCCCTGGGGCTCCCGGCTGGCCCTCGCCTTCCTGGTGGTAATTGCCTTCGCCGCCATCTTCGCCCCGGTCCTGGCACCGCACGATCCGCTGGAATCCTTCATGCCGGCCACGCCCCCGGGTGCCGAGCACTTCTTCGGCACCGACCGGCTGGGCCGCGACATCTTCTCCCGCCTGCTCTACGGCTCGCAGTCCTCGCTGATGATCGGCCTCGGCGCCGTGGCCCTGGCGGTCCTGGCCGGCGCGTTCCTCGGCTCACTGGCCGCCACGTCCAGCAAGGCCGTCAACGAACTCATCATGCGCATCATGGACATCCTGATGGCGTTCCCGGGCATCGCCCTGGCCGCGGTGCTGCTGGCGGCGTTCGGCAACTCGGTGCCCACCATCATCGTTGCCATCGCCATCATCTACACCCCGCAGCTGGCCCGCGTGGTCCGCGCCAACGTGCTCTCGCAGTACGGCGAAGACTATGTCCGAGCCGAGCGCGTGATCGGCGCCGGCCGCTTCTACATCCTGGCCAGGCACATTGTCCGCAACACCGCAGCCCCCGTGCTGGTGTTCGCCACGGTGATGGTGGCCGATGCCATCATCCTCGAAGCCTCGCTGTCCTTCCTGGGCGCCGGCGTCCAGGACCCCGCTCCGTCGTGGGGCAACGTGATCTCCTACGGCCGCAACCTGGTCCTGTCCGGCGGCTGGTGGGCCACCACCTTCGCCGGCCTCATCATTCTCCTCACCGTCCTGGCGCTGAATATCCTCGCTGAGGGACTCACCGACGCCATGGTCAACCCCCGGCTGCGGCGCGCGCCGGCGGTGAAGGACGACGACGGTGCTGCCGCTTCCGTGGCCGGCGCCGCCGTCACCGGCTCCGCGGTGGACACGGAAGTGGCCACCACGGTTGCCCAGCCGTCGGTCGTGGAACAGCACGAGCTCGACGCCGTCCTGCCGGCCTCCGGAACAACCCCCACCGAAGGCCGGCAGGACACCTCAGCTGTACTCACCGAGGCCAGGACCGGCGCCGCCAACCCGCACGCCCAGTTGGACCGGGAGCTGGAACTGCTGGCCGCCGTCGAGGCCACCCGCACCGACCGGCTGCCGCAGGTCCCCGCAGATGCCCGCACGGTGCTGGAAGTGAAGAACCTCTCCATCCGCTTCCCCGGAAGGTTTGGCGAGACAGCCATTGTGGACAACGTCTCCTTCACCGTCCGCGAAGGCGAAACCATGGGCCTGGTGGGCGAATCCGGTTGCGGCAAGTCCATCACCTCGCTGGCCGTCATGGGCCTGCTGCCCAAGACCGCCAGGATCACCGGCTCCATCCGGTTCGACGGCAAGGAACTGCTGGATCCGGACACCAGCCACAGCAACGCCAGGGCCTACCAGGGCCTGCGCGGCGAACAGATCGCCATGGTCTACCAGGACGCCCTGAGCTCGCTGAACCCGTCCATGAAGATCAAGGACCAAATGCTGCAGCTGACCCGCCGCGGCGGCCGCAAGACCCCGGCCGAGCTGCTGGAAATGGTGAAGCTCGATCCTGTCCGCACCCTGGCCAGCTACCCGCACGAACTGTCCGGCGGGCAGCGGCAGCGCGTCCTGATCGCCATGGCACTGTCCCGCTCACCCAAGATCGTGGTGGCGGATGAGCCCACCACGGCCCTGGACGTCACGGTCCAGAAGCAGGTGGTGGACCTGCTCAACGAACTGCGCGAGCAGCTGGGCTTCGCCATGGTGTTCGTCAGCCACGACCTCGCCCTGGTGGCCTCCCTGGCGCACCGCATCACGGTCATGTACGCGGGCCAGGTGGTGGAATCCGCCCAGGCCTCCGAGCTGCTGCGGAACCCGAAGCACGAATACACCCGCGGACTGCTGGGCGCCGTGCTCTCCATCGAGGCCGACGCCGCCCGCCTGCACCAGATCCCCGGCACGGTCCCCTCCCCCAACGATTTCGCCCCCGGGGACCGGTTCGCGCCGCGCTCCCTGCGCAGCGACGCCGACCCCAACCAGCAGCTGGTACTGACCGCCGTCGCCTCCTCGAATGGCGAAGACGCGGACCACTTCTGGGCAAGCCACCGCAAGGAGGACGCCAAGTGAGCGCATCCACCGGACAGCCCGTCATTGAGCTCAAGGACGTCAAGGTCCACCACCGTGCCCGCACCGGCGGCCTCTTCCGCCCCAACGTGGTCAAGGCCGTCAACGGCGTGGACTTCACCATCAGCCGCGGCGAAACCGTGGGCATCGTGGGCGAATCCGGCTGCGGCAAGTCCACGCTCGCCTCGGTGCTGGTGGGCCTGCAGGCGCCCACCTCCGGGCAGGTCCTGTTCCACGGCAAGCCGGCCATCAAGCGGAACGCCGCCATGCGGAAGGAGTTCGGCCGGTCCGTCTCCGTGGTGTTCCAGGACCCCGCCACCGCGCTGAACCCGCGCATGACCATCCAGGACATCCTCACCGATCCCCTGCAGGTGCACGGCATCGGCAACGCCGCCACCCGCGCCGCCAAAGTCAAGGAACTCCTCGCGCTGGTCGGCCTGCCCGCCTCCGCGGCTGAAGTGACGCCGTCGCAGGTGTCCGGCGGCCAGCGGCAACGTGTTGCCATCGCCCG from Pseudarthrobacter chlorophenolicus A6 encodes:
- a CDS encoding ABC transporter permease, which translates into the protein MSTILRLLGRRLAALPLMVLGITLLVFLVLQAAPGDQASSALGEGASEEAKEQYRQANGLNDPLLLQYVRFLGKLLQLDLGVTTPPAKSVASMIGSAFPLTLQLTFLGVIIAVVVSLVFGIIGALYRDKWQDQLVRVFSIAAVATPSFWLGILLIQWFALGPAAMFPSGGIATPESGFGGWLNSMALPALALGIPVSASLIRVVRTSMVEELDRDYVRTAIGNGVPYREVVSKNVLRNALVTPVTVLGLRIGYLLGGAVVIEMIFALPGMGQLILNGITNLDVNLVQGVVLTISVTFVLVNIAVDLLYLLINPRIRTV
- a CDS encoding ATP-binding cassette domain-containing protein, which codes for MSASTGQPVIELKDVKVHHRARTGGLFRPNVVKAVNGVDFTISRGETVGIVGESGCGKSTLASVLVGLQAPTSGQVLFHGKPAIKRNAAMRKEFGRSVSVVFQDPATALNPRMTIQDILTDPLQVHGIGNAATRAAKVKELLALVGLPASAAEVTPSQVSGGQRQRVAIARALALDPDIIVADEPTSALDVSVRAQVLNLLSDLKARLNLGMVFISHDIQTVRYVSDRICVMYFGEIVEEGPAAQVFDNPGNDYTKKLLGAAPSLLHT
- a CDS encoding ABC transporter substrate-binding protein, translated to MVRHMNNIKNLPLVNDASRRNFLKLGGAMGLAAAFATSLSACGGPAATTTGATENTSPINKDLTIEAGISYALSTGFDPISSSGATPMAANLHVFEGLIELHPATREPYNALAAADPKKVSDTQYQVSIRDGAVFHDGTPVTAEDVVFSFTRVMDPANKSLFSQFIPFIQEVKALDAKTVEFTLKYAFPGFGPRISVVKVVPKALTNFPFGSDQLKSFDAKPVGTGPYKLISAVKDDKIVFEANQAYNGPMPALAKGMTWLLLSDAAARVTAMQSGRVQAIEDVPYLDMEGLKSAATVESVQSFGLLFMMFNCNAAPFNNKKVRQALHYGLDKDSIIKKALFGNAKPASSYFQEGHPDYVKAKNVYGYDAQKAEDLLKEAGVTSLEFELLTTDTAWVKDVAPLMLESWNKIPGVKVTLKNLQSGALYTDRVAKGDYKVVAAPGDPSVFGNDADLLLSWFYAGDTWMKNRAFWADTPERAQLVDLMSKAGRAAKEDAKKLTGEIVDLVSEEVPLYPLFHRQLPSAWDSKKLSGFKPLPTTGVSFVGVGRTA
- a CDS encoding dipeptide/oligopeptide/nickel ABC transporter permease/ATP-binding protein; the encoded protein is MRSKLADRLSAPGIRLRALPWGSRLALAFLVVIAFAAIFAPVLAPHDPLESFMPATPPGAEHFFGTDRLGRDIFSRLLYGSQSSLMIGLGAVALAVLAGAFLGSLAATSSKAVNELIMRIMDILMAFPGIALAAVLLAAFGNSVPTIIVAIAIIYTPQLARVVRANVLSQYGEDYVRAERVIGAGRFYILARHIVRNTAAPVLVFATVMVADAIILEASLSFLGAGVQDPAPSWGNVISYGRNLVLSGGWWATTFAGLIILLTVLALNILAEGLTDAMVNPRLRRAPAVKDDDGAAASVAGAAVTGSAVDTEVATTVAQPSVVEQHELDAVLPASGTTPTEGRQDTSAVLTEARTGAANPHAQLDRELELLAAVEATRTDRLPQVPADARTVLEVKNLSIRFPGRFGETAIVDNVSFTVREGETMGLVGESGCGKSITSLAVMGLLPKTARITGSIRFDGKELLDPDTSHSNARAYQGLRGEQIAMVYQDALSSLNPSMKIKDQMLQLTRRGGRKTPAELLEMVKLDPVRTLASYPHELSGGQRQRVLIAMALSRSPKIVVADEPTTALDVTVQKQVVDLLNELREQLGFAMVFVSHDLALVASLAHRITVMYAGQVVESAQASELLRNPKHEYTRGLLGAVLSIEADAARLHQIPGTVPSPNDFAPGDRFAPRSLRSDADPNQQLVLTAVASSNGEDADHFWASHRKEDAK